The following are from one region of the Salvia splendens isolate huo1 chromosome 2, SspV2, whole genome shotgun sequence genome:
- the LOC121765835 gene encoding uncharacterized protein LOC121765835 isoform X1, whose protein sequence is MNSWRNCNFRNQDEAALESVMQESGPPHRDDKDRPSETWFDIFGAENRKPKNGTILLIDEMLQLKESCSSYDENMEELQSYFDMVKRFTRPGCSAETLDVALNSISSLVDTLSAMSSKHHILHASL, encoded by the exons ATGAACTCATGGCGTAATTGCAATTTCCGAAACCAG GATGAAGCTGCTCTAGAATCTGTGATGCAAGAATCTGGTCCACCTCATCGAGATGACAAAGATCGACCCTCAGAGACATGGTTTGA CATATTTGGTGCAGAGAATAGAAAACCTAAAAACGGCACTATCCTCCTAATTGACGAAATGCTGCAGCTGAAGGAGTCGTGTTCTAGCTATGATGAAAACATGGAGGAGTTGCAGTCTTATTTTGATATG GTGAAGAGATTCACAAGACCTGGTTGTTCCGCGGAAACTTTGGATGTTGCATTGAACTCCATTTCCTCCCTTGTCGACACACTGTCAGCGATGTCTTCCAAACACCATATTCTTCACGCCTCACTTTGA
- the LOC121765835 gene encoding uncharacterized protein LOC121765835 isoform X2, giving the protein MNSWRNCNFRNQDEAALESVMQESGPPHRDDKDRPSETCIFGAENRKPKNGTILLIDEMLQLKESCSSYDENMEELQSYFDMVKRFTRPGCSAETLDVALNSISSLVDTLSAMSSKHHILHASL; this is encoded by the exons ATGAACTCATGGCGTAATTGCAATTTCCGAAACCAG GATGAAGCTGCTCTAGAATCTGTGATGCAAGAATCTGGTCCACCTCATCGAGATGACAAAGATCGACCCTCAGAGACATG CATATTTGGTGCAGAGAATAGAAAACCTAAAAACGGCACTATCCTCCTAATTGACGAAATGCTGCAGCTGAAGGAGTCGTGTTCTAGCTATGATGAAAACATGGAGGAGTTGCAGTCTTATTTTGATATG GTGAAGAGATTCACAAGACCTGGTTGTTCCGCGGAAACTTTGGATGTTGCATTGAACTCCATTTCCTCCCTTGTCGACACACTGTCAGCGATGTCTTCCAAACACCATATTCTTCACGCCTCACTTTGA
- the LOC121792626 gene encoding protein SCAI-like has translation MVYHGNEVIRSANLASTIFTPIPIYFLSLNYTRLQFRNGVEDSVSFRIAGNQVKKMSHNHPPHSGYGNIPVSEVYWNLVSKADKKFSKIRDLPYYQRTRYDTYFYKVFKVYTQLWKFQQENRQKLVEAGIKRWEIGEIASRIGQLYFGQYMRTGEANYLAESYIFYEAILTREYFKDGLYQDVSLASKQLRFFARFLTVCLVSNRREMVYQLVNQLKMLLDECRRTFQETDFKEWKIVIQEIMKFLKADTAFMNLRPLRYSVVLDLHPDCLPHVTDVKRKLRLKDALVCSYHPNEVKFAELTLDTFRMLQNLEWEPSGSFYQANLATSTGLGSGAGQNGASGPSRVNQDITDPTLPPNPRKAILFRPSVTHFMAVLGTVCEELPSDGILLIYLSASGNSSHVISSPTRAGSSIGYTESLVRGIQYHSINSDSTPTSTGSDSAESADHSGYAADCLHIGPHGPGGGMNCIYPSDILPFTRRPLFLIVDSDNSKPFKAMSGAEKGERAAILLSPVTSPTVESSQRSSGSLFTSFLTTPIQTFALLVGFSGYDVEKDLANRGEQLLQSSINKLGSLLAAADSLDPVWAQILTDPFLRRLLLRFIFCRAVLSLFAPSMDKIGCLPECMPCLPEVMSPMGSACQEVVLKVANLFGVTNKFILSKGTLPADDSTEKTGST, from the exons ATGGTGTATCACGGGAATGAGGTGATCCGCTCTGCAAATCTTGCCTCAACCATCTTCACTCCGATTCCGAtatactttctctctctaaactaCACCAGACTGCAATTCAGAAACGGCGTAGAAGATTCTGTTTCATTCAGAATTGCAGGTAATCAAGTCAAAAAAATGTCTCACAATCATCCACCACACAGCGGCTATGGCAATATTCCGGTGAGCGAAGTGTACTGGAATCTGGTGTCCAAGGCCGATAAAAAGTTTTCTAAGATCCGCGATTTGCCTTACTATCAACGCACCAG ATATGATACGTACTTCTATAAAGTTTTTAAGGTCTACACTCAGCTCTGGAAGTTCCAGCAAGAGAATCGGCAGAAGTTGGTGGAGGCTGGGATTAAGAGATGGGAGATTGGGGAGATTGCCTCTCGGATTGGCCAGCTTTATTTCGGACAGTATATGAGGACTGGTGAGGCCAATTATTTGGCAGAATCCTACATATTTTACGAGGCTATTTTGACCAGGGAGTACTTCAAGGATGGGCTGTATCAAGATGTCAGTCTTGCTAGTAAGCAGTTGAGGTTCTTTGCTCGTTTTCTGACAGTTTGTTTGGTCTCGAATCGCCGAGAGATGGTGTATCAGTTGGTAAATCAGCTTAAAATGTTGCTTGACGAGTGCAGAAGGACCTTCCAG GAAACTGACTTTAAAGAATGGAAGATTGTCATTCAGGAGATAATGAAATTCCTGAAAGCTGACACAGCTTTTATGAATCTCAGGCCTTTGAGATACAGTGTTGTATTGGACCTTCACCCAGATTGTCTCCCACATGTTACAGATGTGAAGAGAAAACTAAGGCTAAAAGATGCGTTAGTATGCAGTTACCATCCTAATGAG GTCAAATTTGCAGAACTCACACTCGACACCTTTAGGATGCTACAAAATTTGGAGTGGGAACCCAGTGGCTCATTTTATCAAGCAAACTTGGCTACCTCCACTGGGCTTGGATCTGGTGCTGGCCAAAATGGGGCATCAGGGCCTAGTCGTGTCAATCAGGATATTACTGATCCAACTTTGCCGCCTAACCCAAGGAAAGCTATCCTATTTCGTCCATCTGTCACCCATTTCATGGCG GTCTTAGGGACAGTCTGCGAGGAGCTTCCTTCTGATGGAATACTCCTAATATACCTTTCAGCTTCAG GAAATAGCTCACATGTAATTTCATCTCCAACTCGGGCAGGAAGTTCTATTGGTTACACTGAAAGCTTAGTGAGGGGCATTCAGTATCATTCAATCAATTCTGACTCCACTCCAACTAGTACTGGAAGTGATAGTGCGGAGTCTGCGGACCATTCTGGGTATGCTGCTGATTGCCTACATATTGGACCTCATGGACCTGGAGGAG GTATGAACTGCATATATCCCTCGGACATATTGCCCTTCACCAGAAGGCCCCTTTTTCTAATTGTTGACAGTGATAATAGTAAACCATTCAAG GCTATGAGTGGTGCAGAAAAAGGAGAACGTGCTGCTATTCTACTTTCTCCAGTAACATCACCTACTGTAGAATCATCTCAGCGATCTAGTGGTAGCTTGTTCACCAGTTTTCTCACAACTCCTATACAGACATTTGCCCTGTTGGTTGGGTTTTCTGGCTACGATGTTGAAAAG GACCTGGCTAACAGAGGAGAGCAATTGCTCCAGTCCTCAATAAATAAATTGGGATCATTATTGGCTGCGGCTGATAGTCTTGATCCTGTCTGGGCTCAAATTTTAACTGATCCATTCTTGAGGCGACTCCTTTTGAG ATTTATTTTCTGTCGAGCAGTATTGTCACTCTTCGCTCCATCCATGGATAAGATAGGGTGTTTGCCAGAGTGTATGCCATGTCTTCCAGAAGTCATGTCACCAATGGGTTCCGCATGCCAAGAAGTGGTCTTAAAAGTTGCCAACTTGTTCGGAGTAACCAACAAGTTTATATTGTCCAAGGGAACATTGCCCGCTGATGATTCAACCGAGAAGACCGGAAGCACGTAG
- the LOC121779546 gene encoding 11S globulin seed storage protein 2-like, whose translation MQHANVLEIEACNSPRTHKNPIIKSNHSTLTFLTTISQLTMASTRFLLALSLCLLVSAAVGEKMSQQRIRLSRPQQCRILRISAMQPRNQIQSEGGITELWDEKEAQFQCAGVAAMRNTLRPNALSLPNYHPNPRLVYIEKGEGFISVIFPGCAETYQARGSEQPSSEQGEKRDLHQKVHRIRRGDVIALPPGAVHWCHNDGSEDLIAISVNDLNHQSNQLDHKFRSFYLAGSEPQAGKSEKTFHNIFQAFDAELMAEAFNVSPDLIRRMQTTEEERGLSVMARESMRYIRPDEDIKESSKPYHHNNGFEETFCTMKIRTNIENQRDADIYSREAGKLNVVDMHKLPILSYMDMSAEKGTLFPNSMLSPHWAMDGHTIVYVTKGEAKVEVVDHSGQTMMNDRVSQGDMLVVPQFYTSTARAGNEGFEWVAFKTSGYPMRNDMAGYTSALRAMPLQVLTNAYQMSPAEAQSIKINRGAQTFLLSPASR comes from the exons ATGCAACATGCAAATGTGTTAGAAATTGAAGCATGCAATTCACCACGTACACACAAAAATCCCATTATAAAATCCAACCATTCCACTCTCACATTCCTCACTACCATCTCTCAACTAACAATGGCGTCCACGAGGTTCCTTCTCGCGCTCTCTCTCTGCCTCCTAGTCTCCGCTGCTGTCGGAGAGAAGATGAGCCAGCAGCGCATTCGGCTGAGCCGCCCCCAGCAATGCCGCATCCTGCGCATCTCGGCCATGCAGCCTCGCAACCAGATCCAGTCCGAGGGCGGCATCACCGAGCTGTGGGACGAGAAGGAGGCTCAGTTCCAATGCGCCGGCGTCGCGGCCATGAGGAACACTCTCCGCCCCAACGCCCTCTCCTTGCCCAACTACCACCCTAACCCCCGCCTCGTTTACATCGAAAAGG GTGAGGGATTCATCAGCGTTATCTTCCCTGGCTGTGCCGAGACATACCAAGCCCGCGGCAGCGAACAGCCATCATCGGAGCAAGGGGAAAAGAGAGACTTGCACCAGAAGGTGCACCGCATCCGCCGCGGTGACGTCATCGCCCTCCCGCCTGGCGCAGTCCACTGGTGCCACAACGACGGCAGCGAGGACTTGATCGCCATCTCTGTCAACGATCTCAACCACCAAAGCAACCAGCTCGACCATAAATTCAGa TCGTTCTACTTGGCTGGTTCAGAACCACAAGCAGGCAAGAGCGAGAAGACGTTCCACAACATATTCCAAGCGTTCGACGCGGAGCTGATGGCAGAGGCCTTCAACGTCTCCCCCGACTTGATCAGGCGGATGCAGACGACGGAGGAAGAGAGAGGGCTGAGCGTGATGGCCCGCGAGAGCATGAGATACATCCGCCCTGACGAAGACATCAAAGAATCTTCTAAGCCTTATCACCACAACAACGGATTCGAGGAAACTTTCTGTACAATGAAGATCCGCACCAACATCGAAAACCAAAGAGACGCCGACATCTACTCTAGGGAGGCCGGAAAACTCAACGTCGTGGACATGCACAAGCTCCCCATCCTCAGCTACATGGACATGAGCGCTGAGAAAGGCACTCTCTTCCCG AACTCGATGTTGAGCCCACACTGGGCGATGGATGGCCACACGATTGTGTACGTGACCAAGGGCGAGGCCAAGGTTGAGGTGGTGGACCACAGCGGCCAGACCATGATGAACGACCGGGTGAGCCAGGGAGACATGTTGGTGGTGCCTCAGTTCTATACATCGACTGCACGGGCAGGGAACGAAGGATTCGAGTGGGTGGCCTTCAAGACCAGCGGATACCCAATGCGCAACGACATGGCCGGCTACACCTCAGCCCTCAGGGCAATGCCGCTGCAAGTTCTCACCAACGCCTACCAAATGTCGCCCGCTGAGGCTCAATCCATCAAGATCAACCGTGGCGCACAAACCTTCTTGCTCTCTCCCGCCAGCCGCTAA